The Ricinus communis isolate WT05 ecotype wild-type chromosome 8, ASM1957865v1, whole genome shotgun sequence sequence AAatactaaatttctttttcttcttttcttataacAGAAGAAGGGGGATACCCccagaaagaaaacaaaattgtTACTTAGGAAGgcagtaaatttatttaatatttaatttaaggaAAAGTTTTATTATCTCACTAcatatttattcaataagttttttgtttttgttgtttgATTATTCACATGAATTTATTAATCTGTGTGAGGTTACCAGTGCGAGGCttaatattgattaaattaatatatgtttctcaattttaaaagttattctATTTGAGAGTGAAAAGTTAGAAGGCCAAAACATTATTTTGCAATATGCTATTAGAATTTCACCAATGCATAATGCTTCCTTAAAACTAAAGACAAACATGATAAGCGTCCTGTCAACATCAATAGTTTCCAAGGTTTCAAATGTAcataaagttaattaattatgacaAGCAAAGATGTCACTCACTCTCTTTGCCAATTCTTATCTTATCTTAAACTTACTACTTTGTGTGATTATTGACCACTTTATGCTTCAGCTCAGAAGATAATTGATTAATCTAAATCTATCATCATTTAACTTGAATCATTTACTTgattaaaaaaggaaaatctaatGCATATCTACTTGAACCCAAGTCCTTGAAGCATATATATGATGATGAGAAGCATATCCTAGAGGACCAACTTGATGTAAAAAGGTGTAAGAATTACGTACAAAGCCAACTTTGCTGAAAAAGATTGATGCCAAAAGgtgcagcagcagcagcatcaGGGAGGCTAATTTGTCCATTTCTAAATATCTATCATTTTCTCTTGCCTCTTGAGTTTCTCTAAATACCAttcctttctttatttgatgaatTCACAACTCATAGTCATAGAGGTACAATAAATGATTTACAAAAAACTGATAGCCTCACATGCAAGGCAGAGATTAAATAGTTTATGTGGGCTCACACAACCCTATGCATTATATTCCACAATTATTTCATCTCCAATAATTGCACTTTGGTTATGTCACACTATTCTATGTTATACACTTGTATTGCTCAAACCTCAAAAAATAATCCTTTGCaccatctttctttctcttcaaaATGTGGAGCTCTCTCCCCTTTGATCTCCTTGCCAACATCTTCTCCTTCCTCTCACCTGACTCCTTGGCTCGTGCTAGGTCTGCTTGCCGGCATTGGCACACGTGTGTTGATGCATACCCTCTAAGCCTAGCTCCATCCATGCTCCACCACCACCCACCGTGGTTTGTAGCTCTTCCTACACGTAACCGTGAACCGTGCTGTTATGTTCATAATCCGGTTACCAAGAGGTGGCATATGTTATCTCTTGAGTTTTTGTCTGATCCATTCCGACCCATTACTTGTATCAGTGGCCTGATCCTTCTAAAAGCTACAAAATCTACAATTCTTAGTTTGGCCATGTGTAATCCTTTCACTAGACAATTTAGGCACCTTCCGTTGTTGAACATTGCAAGGACTAATCCAGCAGTTGGTGTTGTCATTCTAAACTCAAGCCAACATTTCAGAGTCTACGTGGCAGGTGGAATGTCAGAGGCTTCACGCGGTGGCGCAACATACGAGCCTACATTGGAAATGTATGATTCAAGGCACAACACATGGAAAATTGCAGGGTCCATGCCGGTTGAATTCGCAGTGAGACTGACAGTTTGGAGCCCAAACGAAAGTGTCTATTCTAATGGGATTCTTTATTGGATTACATCGGCTAGGGCCTTTAGTATGATGGCCTTTGAGATCGAGTCCAACAAATGGCAAGAAGTGAGTGTGCCCATGGCGGATAGGCTCGAATTCGCCACATTGGTGCAGCGCAGTGGACGGTTGACACTTGTTGGCAGCACAGGTGGT is a genomic window containing:
- the LOC8282300 gene encoding protein UNUSUAL FLORAL ORGANS, translating into MWSSLPFDLLANIFSFLSPDSLARARSACRHWHTCVDAYPLSLAPSMLHHHPPWFVALPTRNREPCCYVHNPVTKRWHMLSLEFLSDPFRPITCISGLILLKATKSTILSLAMCNPFTRQFRHLPLLNIARTNPAVGVVILNSSQHFRVYVAGGMSEASRGGATYEPTLEMYDSRHNTWKIAGSMPVEFAVRLTVWSPNESVYSNGILYWITSARAFSMMAFEIESNKWQEVSVPMADRLEFATLVQRSGRLTLVGSTGGGEAFVWKLNKGDIWCLIEKVPVELGVKLLRGKASWGSIKCVGGEGAICLYRDLGSGMLVWREVREKGKWEWLWVEGCCSINGKQVENISVRGLLIHPNLASSCAFSI